A window from Bufo bufo chromosome 1, aBufBuf1.1, whole genome shotgun sequence encodes these proteins:
- the LOC120991600 gene encoding protein BTG3-like isoform X1, whose amino-acid sequence MGEHWRHAPQGGTSGGLPLHQNMHLEIKAAVNFLVKILGLKKTMKPHELDALGKHLVCILCDKYQGHWYPDMPARGQAFRCIRINAWQYADESLLQACGRCGIEYTRLPLPEEITLWIDPFDVCGRFGEHTDHFTIATFEHFVVTAPVLDYTGTETSDYSSGGPSSVGSTSESSSDDETSGEKAIDKDEPAPDEAFDFSPRAGSPVVEVMDSEKMRCCTGSEMDETGAMETRVLLVGNGS is encoded by the exons GCTCCCCCTACATCAGAACATGCATCTAGAAATCAAGGCTGCTGTCAACTTCCTTGTGAAGATACTTGGTCTGAAGAAGACGATGAAGCCGCATGAACTCGATGCTCTGGGCAAGCACCTTGTGTGCATCCTGTGTGACAAATACCAGGGACACTGGTACCCAGACATGCCGGCCAGAGGACAAGCCTTCAG GTGTATCCGCATTAATGCCTGGCAATATGCTGATGAGTCCCTGCTTCAAGCCTGTGGAAGATGTGGAATAGAGTACACGAGGCTTCCCCTCCCGGAGGAGATTACCCTCTGGATTGATCCCTTTGATGTTTGTGGAAG GTTTGGAGAACACACGGATCACTTCACAATTGCCACATTCGAGCACTTTGTGGTAACAGCGCCGGTCCTTGACTATACAGGAACGGAGACGTCAGACTATTCCTCTGGGGGGCCTTCATCTGTTGGGTCCACTTCTGAAAGCTCATCTGATGATGAAACCTCTGGAGAAAAGGCCATTGATAAAGATGAACCTGCACCAGATGAAGCTTTTGACTTTTCCCCAAGGGCTGGGAGTCCAGTGGTTGAGGTGATGGACTCTGAGAAGATGAGATGTTGTACTGGGTCAGAAATGGATGAGACAGGAGCCATGGAGACTAGAGTATTGCTAGTAGGAAATGGGAGCTAA
- the LOC120991600 gene encoding protein BTG3-like isoform X2 → MHLEIKAAVNFLVKILGLKKTMKPHELDALGKHLVCILCDKYQGHWYPDMPARGQAFRCIRINAWQYADESLLQACGRCGIEYTRLPLPEEITLWIDPFDVCGRFGEHTDHFTIATFEHFVVTAPVLDYTGTETSDYSSGGPSSVGSTSESSSDDETSGEKAIDKDEPAPDEAFDFSPRAGSPVVEVMDSEKMRCCTGSEMDETGAMETRVLLVGNGS, encoded by the exons ATGCATCTAGAAATCAAGGCTGCTGTCAACTTCCTTGTGAAGATACTTGGTCTGAAGAAGACGATGAAGCCGCATGAACTCGATGCTCTGGGCAAGCACCTTGTGTGCATCCTGTGTGACAAATACCAGGGACACTGGTACCCAGACATGCCGGCCAGAGGACAAGCCTTCAG GTGTATCCGCATTAATGCCTGGCAATATGCTGATGAGTCCCTGCTTCAAGCCTGTGGAAGATGTGGAATAGAGTACACGAGGCTTCCCCTCCCGGAGGAGATTACCCTCTGGATTGATCCCTTTGATGTTTGTGGAAG GTTTGGAGAACACACGGATCACTTCACAATTGCCACATTCGAGCACTTTGTGGTAACAGCGCCGGTCCTTGACTATACAGGAACGGAGACGTCAGACTATTCCTCTGGGGGGCCTTCATCTGTTGGGTCCACTTCTGAAAGCTCATCTGATGATGAAACCTCTGGAGAAAAGGCCATTGATAAAGATGAACCTGCACCAGATGAAGCTTTTGACTTTTCCCCAAGGGCTGGGAGTCCAGTGGTTGAGGTGATGGACTCTGAGAAGATGAGATGTTGTACTGGGTCAGAAATGGATGAGACAGGAGCCATGGAGACTAGAGTATTGCTAGTAGGAAATGGGAGCTAA